One region of Priestia megaterium genomic DNA includes:
- a CDS encoding ABC transporter ATP-binding protein, producing MTETVLQVDHVSKVIGKKTILHDVSLSVERGEIFGLLGPNGSGKTTLIRTVVGLIKETKGTITVNGFPLKEQFTSAMKSIGAIIENPEFYDYLTGYQNLKHFANMHEGITAERLDEVIALVKLENSIHAKVKTYSLGMRQRLGVAQAILHRPALLLLDEPTNGLDPAGMREFRTYLQTLCREEGISILIASHLLKEVEALCDRVGIIQNGELKAVQDLSPNRQDQGMYVEFEVSDVQQAADLLSQEFQVTIKSDSIDVVIMKEQIPAVNRKLVDSDILVYRITPVYETLEDSFMSVTEGEHHA from the coding sequence ATGACAGAAACAGTGCTACAAGTAGATCATGTCAGTAAAGTAATTGGGAAGAAAACCATTTTGCATGATGTATCCTTATCGGTTGAGCGCGGTGAGATTTTCGGATTGCTTGGTCCGAACGGATCTGGAAAAACAACGCTCATTCGTACCGTCGTAGGACTCATTAAAGAAACAAAGGGAACAATTACCGTCAATGGGTTTCCTTTAAAAGAACAGTTTACATCAGCTATGAAATCAATTGGAGCGATTATTGAAAATCCTGAGTTTTATGATTATCTGACGGGCTATCAAAATTTAAAACACTTTGCGAATATGCATGAAGGGATCACAGCAGAACGCTTGGATGAAGTGATTGCGCTAGTAAAGCTTGAAAACAGCATTCATGCAAAAGTGAAGACGTATTCCCTTGGGATGAGACAGCGTTTAGGAGTAGCTCAAGCTATTTTACATAGGCCTGCATTGCTTTTACTAGACGAACCAACAAATGGTCTAGACCCAGCGGGAATGAGAGAATTTCGTACATATTTACAAACCCTCTGCAGGGAAGAAGGTATTTCAATTTTAATCGCGAGCCACTTATTAAAAGAAGTGGAAGCATTATGTGACCGCGTTGGTATTATTCAAAACGGCGAGTTAAAAGCTGTTCAAGATCTATCTCCAAATCGTCAAGATCAAGGGATGTATGTAGAATTTGAAGTATCTGACGTGCAACAAGCAGCGGATCTTTTATCTCAAGAATTCCAAGTAACAATAAAATCCGATAGTATTGATGTAGTGATTATGAAAGAACAAATTCCAGCTGTGAATAGAAAATTAGTGGACAGCGATATTTTAGTCTACCGAATCACTCCTGTTTATGAGACGCTTGAAGATTCGTTTATGTCCGTTACGGAGGGAGAGCACCATGCTTAA
- a CDS encoding ABC transporter permease: MLKLIQNEHMKWFYKRSTKVTFITIGILTLCMALLMKKVANSAGTEDNILNFLSFSAGMLILVQFFALAVGGSMVAKEFEAGTIKLLLIRPARRSTILTSKYITLILISLYYLLSYLLFSFVWGALFFGFASLEGDAQLLKNITLTYDSAYMETFMMMTFAFMLSSLFRNSALASSLAIVVSIGAKAVTGIVSQFGLWWGKFLLFANTNFVQYMDGMKTMFDGMTIPFSIFILVAHFVFFMGVAWVAFLKRDVAN, encoded by the coding sequence ATGCTTAAGTTAATTCAAAATGAACATATGAAATGGTTTTACAAAAGAAGTACAAAAGTCACGTTTATTACAATCGGCATCTTAACTCTTTGTATGGCTCTTTTAATGAAGAAAGTAGCAAACAGCGCAGGAACGGAAGACAACATATTGAATTTCCTGTCATTTAGTGCAGGCATGCTGATCCTCGTTCAATTTTTCGCGCTTGCTGTTGGAGGATCAATGGTTGCAAAAGAGTTTGAAGCGGGTACCATTAAGCTTCTTTTAATTCGCCCTGCTAGACGTTCAACGATTTTAACGTCCAAGTACATAACGCTCATTTTAATTAGCTTGTATTATTTGCTGAGCTATTTGCTTTTTTCGTTTGTATGGGGAGCATTGTTCTTTGGATTTGCCAGTCTAGAAGGAGATGCGCAGCTGCTTAAAAACATTACGCTTACGTATGACAGCGCGTATATGGAAACGTTTATGATGATGACGTTTGCTTTTATGCTGTCGTCTTTATTTAGAAACAGCGCGCTTGCTTCAAGTCTAGCTATTGTCGTAAGTATTGGGGCGAAAGCAGTAACTGGGATAGTATCACAGTTTGGTCTATGGTGGGGGAAATTTTTACTGTTCGCCAACACAAACTTTGTGCAGTATATGGACGGAATGAAGACGATGTTTGACGGAATGACAATTCCATTTTCAATCTTTATCTTAGTTGCACACTTTGTCTTCTTTATGGGGGTAGCATGGGTGGCGTTTTTAAAACGTGACGTAGCTAATTGA
- a CDS encoding Na+/H+ antiporter NhaC family protein, with protein sequence MEQQKGNGWALLPLGVFLVLFVGSGIITGDFYKLPVLVAIIIAAIVALAMNRKDSLNVKVERFAKGAGHPDIIIMVLIFILAGAFSQVAKGMGAVDSTVNLALSVLPQSLVVVGIFVIGAFISISMGTSMGTIAALGPIAVGISEQAHVSITLAIAAVVGGAMFGDNLSVISDTTIAAVRTQKTNMSDKLKVNFFIVLPAAIVTVVLLLVMTLGNTSSVEIKDFSWFKILPYVGVLVAAIFGANVLSILTGGIVLAGLIGLADGSYTLSSLAKTVTEGIGGMSELIILSLLIGGMVELIRYNGGIQFLLNLLTRRIQTKKGGEFSIAGLVSLTNLATANNTISIITAGPLAKEISDKYSIDNRKSASLLDLFSCSVQGLIPYGAQMLLAAGFAKVSPIEIIPFTFYPMLTAVCGIIAIVIGFPRLNKKSKSSKEAA encoded by the coding sequence ATGGAACAACAAAAAGGAAACGGCTGGGCGCTGTTACCGCTGGGCGTCTTTTTAGTCCTGTTTGTCGGATCAGGAATTATAACGGGAGATTTTTATAAGCTGCCTGTATTAGTAGCTATTATCATTGCAGCCATTGTGGCGCTGGCTATGAACCGCAAAGATTCACTTAATGTAAAAGTGGAACGATTTGCTAAAGGAGCAGGGCATCCTGATATCATTATTATGGTACTTATTTTTATTTTAGCAGGTGCTTTTTCTCAAGTCGCTAAAGGCATGGGAGCTGTTGATTCAACGGTAAACTTAGCTCTGTCTGTTCTTCCGCAAAGCTTAGTGGTAGTCGGAATCTTTGTTATTGGCGCATTCATTTCAATTTCGATGGGAACGTCAATGGGAACAATTGCTGCATTAGGGCCTATCGCTGTAGGAATCAGTGAGCAGGCGCATGTATCCATTACATTGGCAATTGCTGCCGTTGTTGGTGGTGCAATGTTTGGAGATAATTTATCCGTAATCTCTGATACGACCATTGCAGCAGTTCGTACGCAAAAAACAAATATGTCAGATAAATTAAAAGTAAACTTTTTTATCGTACTTCCTGCAGCGATTGTTACGGTAGTTTTATTACTTGTAATGACGCTAGGCAATACGTCATCAGTAGAAATTAAAGATTTTAGCTGGTTTAAAATCTTGCCTTATGTCGGCGTACTAGTTGCTGCCATATTTGGTGCAAACGTATTAAGCATTTTAACCGGAGGAATTGTATTAGCCGGCTTGATTGGATTAGCTGACGGAAGCTACACGCTTTCTTCTCTTGCTAAAACTGTGACAGAAGGTATTGGCGGAATGTCGGAATTAATTATTTTATCTCTTTTAATTGGCGGAATGGTTGAACTCATTCGCTATAACGGCGGTATTCAGTTCTTATTGAACTTATTAACACGACGCATTCAAACAAAAAAAGGCGGAGAATTCAGTATCGCTGGATTGGTAAGTTTAACTAATTTAGCCACGGCTAATAACACGATTTCAATTATTACAGCAGGTCCGTTAGCGAAAGAAATCTCTGATAAGTATTCAATTGATAATCGTAAATCAGCCAGTCTGCTCGACTTGTTTTCATGCAGCGTTCAAGGGCTTATCCCTTACGGTGCACAAATGCTTCTAGCAGCAGGATTTGCTAAAGTTTCACCAATTGAGATTATTCCATTTACATTCTATCCAATGTTAACAGCGGTTTGCGGTATCATTGCGATTGTAATTGGCTTTCCTCGTTTAAATAAAAAATCAAAATCATCTAAAGAAGCTGCGTAA
- a CDS encoding LacI family DNA-binding transcriptional regulator, with amino-acid sequence MTNIRDIAKKAGVSVSTVSRVLNHHPYVKEEKRRLVEEVIQELNYEQNINAVHLSKGKTNMIAVVLPFINHPYFSLLLEGVASQALEKQYQLVICQTNYDVKKEEEALHMLKTKQVDGVIICSRAGSWSTIEYYQQYGPIAVCENVQNRSIRSVYVDHYAAFKKALMYLKEKGYTDIGYCIGRMTGTNSQQRQQAYKEYVERINEPYHPEWVFQGCLNVTDGEKVVKKLVQMKNRPQALLVTNDQVAIGIKAQCEQAGISVPGDLAIIGFDNHPLSSYLQITTIELPLKEMGETLFKLVRSKDPQKIELPFRFIERKSV; translated from the coding sequence ATGACAAATATCCGAGATATCGCAAAAAAAGCTGGTGTATCTGTTTCGACCGTGTCACGGGTTTTAAATCATCATCCGTATGTAAAAGAAGAAAAGCGCCGTCTGGTAGAAGAAGTAATTCAAGAACTTAATTACGAACAAAACATTAATGCCGTTCACTTATCAAAAGGGAAAACAAATATGATTGCTGTCGTCTTGCCTTTTATTAATCATCCTTATTTCAGTCTGCTTTTAGAAGGAGTGGCCTCTCAAGCGTTAGAAAAGCAGTATCAGCTTGTTATTTGTCAGACGAACTATGATGTAAAAAAAGAAGAAGAAGCGCTTCATATGCTAAAAACAAAGCAGGTTGATGGAGTGATTATTTGTTCTAGAGCAGGCAGCTGGAGCACGATTGAATATTATCAGCAGTACGGGCCGATAGCCGTGTGCGAAAACGTACAAAATCGTTCTATTCGCTCCGTATACGTTGATCATTATGCAGCTTTTAAGAAAGCGCTCATGTATTTAAAAGAAAAAGGATATACGGATATTGGCTACTGTATTGGAAGAATGACGGGTACAAATAGTCAACAGAGGCAGCAAGCATACAAAGAATATGTAGAAAGAATAAATGAGCCTTATCATCCGGAATGGGTGTTTCAAGGCTGTTTGAACGTGACAGATGGTGAAAAAGTGGTGAAAAAATTGGTGCAGATGAAAAATCGGCCTCAGGCGCTTTTAGTAACAAACGATCAAGTCGCTATTGGTATAAAAGCTCAGTGCGAACAAGCGGGTATATCAGTTCCAGGCGATTTAGCTATTATTGGTTTTGATAATCATCCGCTTTCTTCTTATTTACAAATCACAACGATCGAACTTCCTCTCAAAGAAATGGGCGAAACGCTTTTTAAACTAGTTAGGAGCAAGGATCCTCAAAAAATTGAGCTTCCTTTTCGGTTTATTGAGCGTAAAAGCGTATAA
- a CDS encoding transcriptional regulator SplA domain-containing protein codes for MIVEKKEYQVGDQVFVIYRNPHTANVANINQAEIVEHPENKGEKALFLHESYHLLAEDDAVYSTYEEAENMYNKIFDYEQYD; via the coding sequence ATGATCGTGGAGAAAAAAGAATATCAAGTAGGAGATCAAGTATTTGTTATTTACCGAAATCCTCATACGGCAAACGTTGCCAATATTAATCAAGCTGAAATTGTTGAACATCCTGAAAATAAAGGTGAAAAAGCGTTGTTTCTGCATGAGTCTTATCATTTGTTAGCTGAAGATGATGCTGTGTATTCAACGTATGAAGAAGCAGAGAACATGTATAACAAGATATTTGATTATGAACAATATGATTGA
- the splB gene encoding spore photoproduct lyase, whose translation MIKPFVPQLVYIEPGAMEYPLGVQLKEKFEKMGIEIRQTTSHNQVRNIPGKNDLQKYRNAKSTLVVGVRKTLKFDTSKPSAEYAIPFATGCMGHCHYCYLQTTMGSKPYIRTYVNVEEILGQAEQYMQERAPQITRFEAACTSDIVGIDHLTHSLKRAIEYFGESELGQLRFVTKFHHVDHLLDAKHNGRTRFRFSINADYVIKNFEPGTSPLDYRIEAANKVAKAGYPLGFIVAPIYIHEGWQEGYRQLFEKLDASIPEESRDDITFEMIQHRFTKPAKRVIEKNYPKTKLEMNEEERRYKWGRYGIGKYVYAKDEEQELRETLEYYIDQYFPNAKIEYFT comes from the coding sequence ATGATAAAACCTTTTGTACCTCAATTAGTATACATTGAGCCAGGGGCAATGGAGTACCCGCTTGGTGTTCAATTAAAAGAAAAATTTGAGAAGATGGGAATTGAAATTCGTCAAACAACTTCTCATAATCAAGTGCGTAATATACCGGGAAAGAATGATTTGCAAAAATACCGCAATGCCAAGTCTACTTTAGTAGTTGGTGTGCGTAAAACCTTGAAATTTGATACATCTAAACCGTCAGCTGAATATGCAATACCTTTTGCAACAGGGTGTATGGGGCACTGTCACTATTGTTATTTGCAGACAACAATGGGAAGCAAACCGTATATTCGCACGTACGTGAATGTTGAAGAAATATTAGGTCAAGCAGAGCAATATATGCAGGAAAGAGCCCCTCAAATAACGCGATTTGAAGCGGCTTGTACATCTGATATCGTAGGAATTGATCATTTAACACATTCATTAAAGCGCGCGATTGAATATTTTGGAGAAAGTGAACTAGGTCAACTGCGTTTTGTGACTAAATTTCATCACGTGGATCATTTATTGGATGCTAAACATAATGGTCGCACGCGCTTTCGCTTTAGCATAAACGCAGATTATGTTATAAAAAACTTTGAACCTGGTACATCTCCTCTTGATTACAGGATTGAAGCTGCTAATAAAGTTGCAAAAGCCGGATATCCACTTGGCTTTATTGTGGCGCCTATTTACATCCATGAAGGTTGGCAAGAGGGATACCGTCAGCTGTTTGAAAAGCTTGATGCTTCTATACCTGAAGAGTCAAGAGATGATATTACATTTGAAATGATTCAGCATCGCTTTACCAAGCCGGCCAAACGAGTGATTGAGAAAAACTATCCGAAAACAAAGCTTGAGATGAATGAAGAAGAGCGCCGCTACAAATGGGGGCGTTACGGGATTGGAAAGTATGTATACGCAAAAGATGAAGAACAAGAATTGAGAGAGACGTTGGAATATTACATTGATCAGTATTTTCCAAATGCGAAAATCGAGTATTTTACGTAA
- a CDS encoding DUF2339 domain-containing protein — MENERIEELERKISSLEEDVAKLKSLVYKTNSPRPAVHAPPKLRQETTKRPAQTAAKSSQAIEEPVDWEKVLFQTWLPRIFIFVFIIGVLWGFKAASDYGLMNEKAKVVLGFVVSIGFAVTGHFQIKKGRLVLGQVLVGGAIPILMLTTFAMHSLYHLAGPTLAFMLNASWIILGIAATVFYRSQALGIISAVGGVLVPFLIESNSPNALVFIGYETLLYIAFLYVAIKQKYSILYVLSAVLLNLTLLIYYSFVGDNGVKALLGMAILIQHLCLISSFFLSQSVLQVYAFTLLSSLAVTYGWLLAVFDDGTTTMVLLALVIIYALGVYTVRSSKEKFEFFITYLIVAVAFFIHQLVDLREGVILYVIQGLAVYYIAMTYKNLLHQLFSYTIYILSATYILVTPIEQVLSLPTLNWVVMLASILVFVWISIQKTEKDEHDTFKIGGSIVFSILSLIFVTEVTVAGTTDLSANTQTLIMTAVWLCLSIAAFVIGSLRNFKTATYVGVGILFLTLFKLVLYDLPFIPMAIRALLFIVLGAIGLIISRLFYKKK, encoded by the coding sequence ATGGAAAACGAAAGAATAGAAGAGCTTGAACGAAAAATAAGCAGTTTAGAAGAAGACGTAGCCAAGCTAAAGTCGCTTGTATATAAAACAAATTCTCCAAGACCAGCAGTTCACGCTCCTCCCAAGCTGCGCCAGGAGACGACTAAACGTCCTGCTCAAACAGCAGCTAAAAGCTCACAGGCAATAGAAGAGCCTGTTGATTGGGAAAAAGTCCTTTTTCAAACATGGCTGCCGAGAATTTTTATTTTCGTATTTATTATTGGCGTGCTATGGGGATTTAAAGCAGCCTCTGACTATGGATTAATGAATGAAAAAGCAAAAGTTGTTCTCGGTTTCGTTGTTTCGATAGGTTTTGCTGTGACAGGTCATTTTCAAATCAAAAAGGGTAGGCTGGTGCTCGGGCAAGTACTTGTAGGAGGAGCTATTCCTATTCTCATGTTAACGACGTTTGCGATGCATAGCCTATATCATTTAGCAGGACCAACGCTTGCTTTTATGCTAAATGCGAGTTGGATCATCTTAGGAATTGCAGCAACAGTCTTTTATCGTTCACAGGCATTAGGGATTATTAGCGCGGTTGGAGGCGTACTAGTTCCTTTTCTTATTGAAAGTAATTCGCCTAATGCTCTGGTTTTCATTGGCTATGAAACGCTTCTGTATATTGCCTTTTTATATGTGGCAATCAAACAAAAATATTCAATTTTATATGTTCTTTCCGCGGTACTATTAAATCTTACGCTACTCATTTATTACTCGTTTGTTGGTGATAATGGTGTAAAAGCGTTATTAGGTATGGCGATTCTGATTCAGCATTTATGCTTAATTTCTAGCTTTTTTCTATCACAATCCGTACTCCAAGTATATGCGTTTACCCTTCTATCGAGTTTAGCAGTTACGTACGGCTGGCTGCTTGCCGTTTTTGACGATGGCACGACCACCATGGTGCTGCTTGCGCTAGTTATTATTTACGCATTAGGTGTTTACACAGTAAGAAGTTCTAAAGAGAAATTTGAATTTTTTATTACCTATTTAATTGTTGCAGTAGCGTTTTTTATTCATCAGCTCGTCGATTTAAGAGAAGGAGTCATTTTATATGTGATTCAAGGACTTGCTGTTTACTATATCGCCATGACGTATAAAAATCTACTTCATCAACTGTTTTCTTATACGATTTATATACTGAGTGCCACGTATATCTTAGTTACGCCAATCGAACAAGTGCTGTCTCTTCCGACATTAAATTGGGTTGTTATGTTAGCTTCTATTCTAGTATTTGTATGGATCAGTATTCAAAAAACAGAAAAAGATGAGCACGATACGTTCAAAATTGGAGGAAGTATTGTTTTTTCTATTCTTTCTTTAATTTTTGTAACGGAAGTGACGGTCGCTGGAACCACTGATCTTTCCGCTAATACACAAACGCTTATTATGACGGCTGTTTGGTTATGCTTGTCCATTGCTGCATTCGTAATAGGATCACTTCGAAATTTTAAAACAGCAACATATGTCGGCGTGGGCATTTTGTTCTTAACACTTTTTAAACTCGTTTTATATGATTTACCTTTTATCCCAATGGCTATACGAGCCTTGTTATTTATCGTTTTAGGAGCTATCGGTTTAATTATCTCGCGACTATTTTATAAAAAGAAGTAG
- a CDS encoding DNA topoisomerase III, protein MKSLVLAEKPSVARDLARVLGSTQTKKGYIEGPKYVVTWALGHLVELQTPEDYDNQYKTWRLEDLPIMPEKMKLKVIRKVSSQFRTVSDLAKRKDIGELIIATDAGREGELVARWIMEKVRWNKPFKRLWISSQTDKAIRDGFKQLKPGKEFNRLYDSAVCRSEADWLIGLNVTRALTTKYEEPLSAGRVQTPTLAMIIEREQVINTFKPSEYWTLTAQFSSFEAAWQKGSEKRIFDEKRAKELHSKLSGEAVVQTIKRKMHKEAQPLPYDLNELQRDANKRFNFSAKKTLNVLQKLYEQHKLVTYPRTDSRYLTTDMVSTMKERLESISAVYKEEIRPILKNAQLPKRVVNNEKVSDHHAIIVTDQPVFLQDLSADERKLYDLIAKRFISLFYPAYEYEVVKAELEVNGELLVASGKQVVNAGFKKVSGGDSEATVKLPDMKEGSKLLIQNVTMKSAFTEPPQRYTEADLLGQMEKHNLGTPATRADIIEKLLQNESIDRQNNRLHATKKGKQLIDLVADELKSPELTAKWERDLEAIAKGKGNAKEFLTNIREQTEKLVKQVKTSNQTYKPHNLTGSKCPECGSFLKEKKTKQGRVLVCSSLECSYRRAKDPKLSNRRCPQCHKRMEIHSGKAGTYFQCRSCQVVEKAEDKKKKISKREERKLLNKYNDDGAFGSSLGDALKQALQDKKDN, encoded by the coding sequence ATGAAATCACTTGTATTAGCAGAAAAGCCAAGTGTAGCACGTGATCTTGCGCGCGTGCTTGGCAGCACACAAACAAAAAAAGGGTATATTGAAGGGCCAAAGTATGTCGTAACATGGGCACTCGGCCATTTAGTTGAATTACAAACACCAGAGGATTATGATAACCAATATAAAACATGGCGATTAGAAGATCTGCCAATTATGCCTGAGAAAATGAAACTAAAAGTAATTCGTAAAGTGAGCTCTCAGTTTCGTACAGTATCCGATCTAGCAAAAAGAAAGGATATTGGCGAGTTAATTATTGCGACTGATGCAGGGCGTGAAGGAGAGCTTGTAGCACGCTGGATTATGGAAAAGGTACGCTGGAACAAGCCGTTTAAACGTCTTTGGATTTCGTCTCAAACGGACAAAGCGATTCGTGACGGGTTTAAACAGCTAAAACCAGGAAAAGAGTTTAATCGTTTGTATGATTCAGCAGTTTGCCGTTCAGAAGCCGATTGGCTTATCGGTTTAAACGTAACGAGAGCGTTAACGACTAAATACGAAGAACCATTATCAGCAGGACGTGTACAAACACCGACGCTTGCGATGATAATTGAGCGTGAACAAGTAATTAACACATTCAAACCTAGTGAATATTGGACGCTTACAGCTCAGTTTTCGTCGTTTGAAGCAGCTTGGCAAAAGGGCAGTGAAAAGCGCATTTTTGATGAAAAACGTGCAAAAGAGCTGCACTCAAAATTATCAGGTGAAGCAGTTGTGCAAACAATCAAGCGTAAAATGCATAAAGAAGCGCAGCCGCTTCCTTATGACTTAAATGAACTGCAGCGCGACGCTAATAAACGCTTTAACTTCTCTGCTAAGAAGACATTAAATGTACTTCAAAAATTGTACGAACAGCATAAGTTAGTCACGTATCCACGTACAGATTCTCGTTATTTAACAACAGATATGGTTTCCACTATGAAAGAGCGCTTGGAAAGCATCTCTGCTGTATATAAAGAAGAAATTCGTCCAATTTTAAAAAATGCACAGCTGCCAAAGCGAGTGGTTAATAATGAAAAAGTAAGTGATCACCATGCGATTATCGTAACGGATCAGCCTGTGTTTTTACAGGACTTATCAGCTGATGAACGAAAGCTGTATGACTTAATTGCAAAGCGATTTATTTCATTGTTTTATCCTGCATATGAGTATGAAGTGGTTAAAGCAGAGCTTGAAGTAAACGGGGAACTGTTGGTAGCGAGCGGAAAGCAAGTTGTGAATGCAGGCTTCAAAAAAGTTTCTGGTGGAGACTCAGAAGCAACGGTGAAGCTGCCTGATATGAAAGAAGGCAGCAAGCTGCTCATTCAAAATGTAACGATGAAAAGTGCATTTACAGAGCCGCCGCAGCGCTATACAGAAGCCGATCTTCTTGGACAAATGGAAAAACACAACTTAGGTACGCCGGCAACACGCGCAGATATTATTGAAAAACTTCTGCAAAACGAATCCATTGATCGCCAAAATAACCGTCTGCACGCAACAAAAAAAGGAAAGCAGCTGATTGACTTGGTAGCAGACGAGTTAAAGTCTCCTGAGCTTACGGCTAAATGGGAACGTGACTTAGAAGCAATTGCTAAAGGAAAAGGAAATGCAAAAGAGTTTTTAACGAATATTCGCGAACAAACAGAAAAGCTTGTCAAGCAAGTGAAAACAAGTAATCAAACGTACAAACCCCATAATTTAACGGGCTCTAAATGCCCAGAATGCGGTTCGTTCTTAAAAGAAAAGAAAACAAAGCAAGGAAGAGTGCTCGTTTGTTCAAGCCTTGAGTGCAGCTATAGACGCGCAAAAGACCCTAAATTATCGAACCGACGCTGTCCGCAGTGTCATAAACGAATGGAAATTCATTCAGGAAAAGCTGGGACGTACTTCCAGTGCCGTTCATGTCAAGTAGTGGAAAAAGCTGAGGACAAAAAGAAAAAGATTTCAAAGCGAGAAGAACGAAAGCTTCTTAACAAATACAACGATGACGGAGCATTTGGTTCGAGCTTGGGAGATGCTTTAAAACAAGCTCTTCAAGATAAAAAAGATAATTAA
- a CDS encoding YrvL family regulatory protein, with product MKRKSRGMNRLIAFFIVGTMVLIILAILMGSYFFGFIGFLRVMGVEYDSYWAICLFLFFIFVFGSFTELFSKALIFLMKNARMNRVLFVASAAFVDIFFTFLSVYIADLLVSGIRVSILAMIILSGLFFLLESALDSEFLREKTS from the coding sequence ATGAAAAGAAAAAGCAGGGGAATGAATCGGTTAATCGCGTTCTTTATAGTAGGAACGATGGTACTAATCATTTTAGCTATCTTAATGGGAAGCTACTTTTTTGGTTTTATAGGCTTCCTTAGAGTGATGGGAGTGGAGTATGACTCTTACTGGGCCATATGTTTATTTCTATTTTTTATTTTTGTGTTTGGCTCTTTCACAGAGCTTTTTTCAAAGGCGCTTATTTTTTTAATGAAGAATGCTAGGATGAACAGAGTATTATTTGTAGCATCTGCGGCTTTTGTGGACATATTTTTTACTTTTCTATCGGTTTATATAGCAGACTTGCTTGTAAGCGGAATCCGTGTATCTATTTTAGCGATGATTATTTTATCCGGTTTATTTTTTTTGTTAGAGAGTGCATTGGATAGTGAGTTTCTACGTGAAAAAACAAGCTGA
- a CDS encoding FAD-dependent oxidoreductase has protein sequence MKIAVVGCTHAGTAAVKNMAELYPEAKITVYERNDNVSFLSCGIALYVGGVVKDANGLFYSSPSELQEMGVNMKMKHEVTNIDTEDKKIAVRNLETNEEFEDTFDKLVMTTGSWPIIPNLEGIDLNNVVLCKNYQHANHIIEKAKQAKKIAVIGAGYIGAELVEAFEVYGKEVTFIDSADRILNKYLDPEFTSLMETEFKKRGVTLALNQAVTKFAGSDGSVEKVVTTAGEYEADLVILCVGFRPNTDLVKGQVDMLPNGAIVVDEYMQTSKKDIFAAGDSCAIYYNPIKKHAYIPLATNAVRMGTLVAQNLVKPTIKYMGTQGTSGLHIYDYNVASTGITETAASLFDMNVKSITISENNRPEFMPTYENITLKVVYEEETRRIVGAQVISKIDATQAINTLSVCVQQEMTIDELGFMDFFFQPHFNKPWHFLNQAGLQALQA, from the coding sequence ATGAAAATTGCAGTAGTAGGGTGTACACATGCAGGAACAGCAGCAGTAAAAAATATGGCAGAACTTTATCCAGAAGCTAAAATTACAGTTTATGAGCGAAATGATAATGTTTCATTTTTGTCTTGTGGAATTGCGCTCTATGTAGGCGGGGTCGTAAAAGATGCAAATGGTTTATTTTACTCTTCACCGTCTGAATTGCAAGAGATGGGTGTAAATATGAAAATGAAACACGAAGTGACGAATATTGATACAGAAGACAAAAAAATAGCGGTGCGAAACTTAGAAACAAACGAAGAATTTGAAGATACATTTGATAAATTAGTGATGACAACTGGATCATGGCCGATTATTCCAAACCTTGAAGGCATCGATTTAAATAATGTTGTGCTTTGTAAAAACTATCAGCATGCTAATCACATTATCGAAAAAGCAAAACAAGCAAAAAAAATCGCCGTAATTGGTGCGGGTTATATTGGTGCAGAATTAGTAGAAGCCTTTGAAGTGTATGGAAAAGAAGTCACGTTCATTGATAGTGCTGATCGTATTTTAAATAAATATCTTGATCCAGAGTTTACAAGCTTGATGGAAACGGAATTTAAAAAGCGGGGAGTTACATTAGCATTAAACCAAGCGGTTACTAAATTTGCAGGCAGCGATGGATCTGTTGAAAAAGTAGTGACAACTGCAGGTGAATATGAAGCGGATCTTGTTATTTTGTGTGTTGGCTTTCGTCCAAACACAGACTTAGTAAAAGGGCAGGTAGACATGCTTCCAAACGGCGCAATTGTGGTTGATGAATATATGCAAACAAGCAAAAAAGATATATTTGCGGCCGGAGATAGCTGTGCGATTTACTACAATCCGATTAAGAAACATGCCTATATTCCGCTTGCTACAAATGCGGTTAGAATGGGAACATTAGTTGCTCAAAACCTTGTTAAACCGACGATCAAGTATATGGGAACACAAGGAACATCAGGCTTGCATATTTATGATTACAATGTTGCATCTACCGGCATAACTGAAACAGCGGCTTCTCTTTTTGATATGAATGTGAAAAGTATCACAATATCAGAAAATAACCGACCAGAATTCATGCCAACGTACGAAAATATTACGTTAAAAGTAGTATATGAAGAAGAAACGAGACGAATTGTAGGTGCACAGGTTATTTCTAAAATTGATGCTACTCAAGCAATTAATACATTGTCCGTATGCGTACAGCAGGAAATGACGATCGATGAGCTTGGCTTTATGGACTTTTTCTTTCAACCCCACTTTAATAAGCCTTGGCATTTCTTAAACCAAGCAGGGCTTCAAGCGCTTCAAGCATAA